One Nocardioides aromaticivorans genomic window carries:
- a CDS encoding response regulator transcription factor, giving the protein MPVRLLIVEDDDAIAAPLLRAVQREGYDVERVAAGHAAIDAVAAGGVDLVLLDLGLPDMDGLDVCRQLRSQGYEGGIVILTARAGELDRVVGLDVGADDYLAKPFSLSELLARVRALLRRSHRPAVVEAAPEVAPAAAPSAAGPAAPAVPDFRLDRAARRVWAGDEELALTAKEFDVLALLEQHRGAVVSRETLMAEVWDENWFGSTKTLDATIGRLRQKLQDSDAPIALGTVRGVGFRLEDTPRDA; this is encoded by the coding sequence GTGCCCGTGCGCCTGCTGATCGTCGAGGACGACGACGCCATCGCCGCGCCCCTGCTCCGCGCCGTGCAGCGCGAGGGCTACGACGTCGAGCGGGTCGCCGCGGGGCATGCCGCGATCGACGCGGTGGCCGCGGGCGGTGTCGACCTGGTGCTCCTCGACCTCGGCCTGCCCGACATGGACGGACTCGACGTGTGCCGACAGCTCCGGTCCCAGGGCTACGAGGGCGGCATCGTCATCCTCACGGCCCGGGCCGGCGAGCTGGACCGGGTGGTCGGCCTCGACGTCGGGGCCGACGACTACCTCGCCAAGCCCTTCAGCCTGTCCGAGCTGCTCGCGAGGGTGCGTGCCCTGCTGCGCCGCTCGCACCGGCCGGCCGTCGTCGAGGCGGCGCCCGAGGTCGCACCGGCGGCAGCGCCGTCGGCGGCCGGGCCCGCCGCGCCGGCTGTCCCGGACTTCCGGCTGGACCGTGCAGCGCGCCGCGTGTGGGCCGGCGACGAGGAGCTGGCGCTGACCGCCAAGGAGTTCGACGTCCTCGCGCTGCTCGAGCAGCACCGCGGGGCGGTCGTCAGCCGGGAGACCCTGATGGCCGAGGTCTGGGACGAGAACTGGTTCGGCTCCACCAAGACCCTCGACGCGACCATCGGCCGGCTGCGCCAGAAGCTGCAGGACAGCGACGCCCCCATCGCCCTGGGCACCGTCCGGGGCGTCGGCTTCCGGCTCGAGGACACCCCGCGCGATGCGTGA
- a CDS encoding Ig-like domain-containing protein, which translates to MRRTPAILILGILVVALASRFSSGFSDATFTSSSASSGTVEAAQDWTAPAVTLANPGTPLQGTVTLSATATDAESGIASVTLQYLAPGASTWTTVCTDTTAPYSCAWATGSLADGSYDLRARAVNGAGYTSLSDSVRTTVANNVVVVLADPGDVVRGNVAMGATVYNGGALPWLVTIQYATAGSTSWKTLCSGLSAPFGCTWSTTSFANDSFDLRAVATSGTTTVTSAVVSDVLVDNLAPTVTMTDPGSPLSGSVTFAASATDAGSGVQQVVLQHLRNGTSTWQTLCTITAEPFSCRVATTTLTDGTYSFRAVATDVAGNTATSAGVTGRVVDNTVSSISVDDPGAYLSGTVTVTAQANSTAGVASVRIQRAATGTSTWTDLCTSTTAPYSCAWDTRTVANGSYDLRAIVVDGRGAASTSAVVSARKVDNSTLRAVDVQASNGDGTLGRLDAGDTITLTYSESVAPASITAGWTGAALPVSLRLRDGNLVGGGNRTDVLDVLRNGNAVQLGSIGLRDDYVKARKTATFNATMTASTVTVDGVGRTVVTIVVGTLASGGGLRTSSVAPTMVWTPSTAATSLGGGACAATPVTESGPADRDL; encoded by the coding sequence ATGCGCCGCACGCCCGCGATCCTGATCCTCGGGATCCTCGTCGTGGCGCTGGCCTCCCGCTTCTCCAGCGGGTTCTCGGACGCGACCTTCACCAGCTCCAGCGCCTCCTCCGGCACCGTCGAGGCCGCGCAGGACTGGACCGCCCCGGCGGTCACCCTGGCCAACCCCGGTACGCCGCTGCAGGGCACGGTGACCCTGTCGGCGACGGCGACCGACGCCGAGTCCGGCATCGCGTCGGTGACCCTGCAGTACCTCGCCCCCGGGGCGTCCACCTGGACCACGGTCTGCACCGACACTACGGCGCCGTACTCCTGCGCGTGGGCGACCGGCTCGCTCGCGGACGGCAGCTACGACCTGCGGGCCCGCGCCGTGAACGGCGCGGGCTACACCAGCCTCTCCGACAGCGTGCGGACCACGGTCGCGAACAACGTCGTCGTTGTCCTCGCCGACCCCGGCGACGTCGTCCGCGGCAATGTCGCGATGGGCGCGACCGTCTACAACGGCGGCGCGCTGCCGTGGCTCGTCACCATCCAGTACGCCACGGCGGGGAGCACGAGCTGGAAGACGCTCTGCTCCGGCCTGTCCGCCCCGTTCGGCTGCACCTGGAGCACGACGTCCTTCGCCAACGACTCCTTCGACCTCCGCGCCGTCGCCACGTCCGGCACCACCACGGTCACCTCGGCCGTCGTCAGCGACGTGCTCGTCGACAACCTGGCCCCGACGGTCACGATGACCGACCCCGGCAGCCCGCTCAGCGGCTCGGTCACCTTCGCCGCGAGCGCCACCGACGCGGGCTCCGGCGTCCAGCAGGTCGTGCTGCAGCACCTCCGCAACGGCACCAGCACCTGGCAGACGCTCTGCACGATCACCGCCGAGCCGTTCAGCTGCCGCGTCGCGACGACCACGCTCACCGACGGCACCTACTCGTTCCGGGCCGTCGCGACCGACGTCGCCGGCAACACCGCGACCTCGGCCGGCGTGACCGGCCGCGTCGTCGACAACACCGTCTCGTCGATCTCCGTGGACGACCCGGGCGCGTACCTCTCCGGCACGGTCACGGTGACCGCGCAGGCCAACTCCACCGCGGGTGTCGCCTCGGTGCGCATCCAGCGCGCCGCGACCGGCACGAGCACGTGGACCGACCTCTGCACGAGCACCACGGCGCCGTACTCCTGCGCGTGGGACACGCGCACGGTCGCCAACGGCAGCTACGACCTGCGGGCGATCGTCGTCGACGGCCGCGGCGCCGCCTCCACCTCGGCGGTCGTCAGCGCCCGCAAGGTCGACAACAGCACCCTGCGTGCCGTCGACGTCCAGGCCTCCAACGGCGACGGCACCCTCGGGCGACTCGACGCCGGCGACACGATCACCCTGACCTACAGCGAGTCCGTCGCCCCGGCGAGCATCACCGCCGGCTGGACCGGCGCCGCCCTGCCGGTCAGCCTGCGCCTGCGCGACGGCAACCTGGTCGGCGGCGGCAACCGGACCGACGTGCTCGACGTGCTGCGCAACGGCAACGCCGTCCAGCTCGGTTCGATCGGCCTGCGCGACGACTACGTCAAGGCCCGCAAGACGGCGACCTTCAACGCGACCATGACCGCATCCACCGTCACCGTCGACGGGGTCGGCCGCACGGTGGTCACGATCGTCGTCGGGACGCTCGCGTCGGGCGGCGGCCTGCGCACGTCGTCGGTGGCGCCGACGATGGTGTGGACCCCGTCCACCGCCGCGACCTCGCTCGGTGGGGGCGCCTGCGCCGCGACGCCGGTGACGGAGTCCGGACCAGCGGACAGGGACCTCTGA
- a CDS encoding TasA family protein: MQMSKKVLLPLATMAAAGAIAVGSGATFTSQSNNTVSAVTSGTLSQSNSKDGGAVFNLTNMKPGDTLNGSLTLTNTGSLPATFSLTETASTNGFTGDNLSLVITNTTTGTPVYNGTFGGLVDGTKNDLGVVQPGVATTYKFTVKLATTTPNADQGKTASASYQWDSIQLNGETTNQ; the protein is encoded by the coding sequence ATGCAGATGTCCAAGAAGGTCCTCCTCCCGCTCGCCACGATGGCCGCCGCCGGCGCCATCGCCGTGGGATCGGGTGCGACGTTCACCTCGCAGTCCAACAACACCGTCAGCGCGGTCACCTCCGGCACGCTGTCGCAGAGCAACTCCAAGGACGGCGGCGCTGTCTTCAACCTGACGAACATGAAGCCGGGCGACACGCTCAACGGCTCGCTCACGCTCACCAACACCGGCAGCCTGCCGGCCACCTTCAGCCTCACCGAGACGGCGTCGACCAACGGCTTCACGGGCGACAACCTCAGCCTGGTGATCACCAACACGACCACCGGCACCCCCGTCTACAACGGCACCTTCGGCGGTCTCGTCGACGGCACGAAGAACGACCTCGGCGTCGTCCAGCCCGGCGTGGCGACCACCTACAAGTTCACCGTGAAGCTCGCCACCACCACGCCGAACGCCGACCAGGGCAAGACCGCCTCGGCGTCGTACCAGTGGGACTCGATCCAGCTCAACGGCGAGACCACCAACCAGTGA
- a CDS encoding signal peptidase I encodes MTAQRHPRLSRATGLLGNLLLVVVTLLGAAYVLPSLLGHERYVITGGSMSGTYEKGSIVFEKPVAAADLEVGDVITYQPPASSGVTTLVTHRIIAIGRSPEGEQVLRTKGDANPDPDPWLFSLTSDTQPVVSFGVPHAGWILIALADPQVRLLVIGLPAGLVALLSLGQLVAAVRTRPDPALGGGPGGVRTA; translated from the coding sequence ATGACCGCACAACGCCACCCCCGGCTCAGTCGCGCGACCGGCCTGCTCGGCAATCTCCTTCTCGTGGTCGTGACGTTGCTCGGCGCGGCCTACGTCCTGCCGTCACTGCTGGGTCACGAGCGCTACGTGATCACCGGCGGGTCGATGTCCGGGACGTACGAGAAGGGCTCGATCGTCTTCGAGAAGCCCGTCGCGGCGGCGGACCTGGAGGTGGGGGACGTGATCACCTACCAGCCGCCGGCGTCGTCCGGGGTGACCACGCTGGTCACCCACCGGATCATCGCGATCGGCCGCTCGCCCGAGGGTGAGCAGGTCCTGCGCACGAAGGGCGACGCCAACCCGGACCCCGACCCGTGGCTGTTCTCGCTCACCTCCGACACGCAGCCCGTGGTGAGCTTCGGCGTCCCGCACGCGGGCTGGATCCTCATCGCGCTGGCCGATCCTCAGGTCCGACTCCTCGTCATCGGACTCCCGGCAGGGCTCGTCGCCCTGCTCAGCCTCGGCCAGCTGGTCGCCGCCGTACGCACTCGTCCCGATCCCGCACTGGGGGGTGGACCGGGCGGGGTGCGCACGGCCTGA